From the genome of Cuculus canorus isolate bCucCan1 chromosome 4, bCucCan1.pri, whole genome shotgun sequence:
GTGGAACCATTGCCCAGTTGAGCCTTCTGATATGTTTAAGAGCTCAAACCCCAACAAGTGTTCAGCTCTTTCATTGGAAATCCACCACTTTTATCAAACTGCACTATTGCTACACGGCACCCTTATTTCAATTAAGGAGTCTTCATTTCCAAGACTTTCCACCAGATCTAAGTGGTATGCATGGCTACAAAGAGTCAGAGGAACAAAGTCAAGCAGGGAGATAACCCCAAGGGTGAcctccacagcctttccccaccTCCTACACtggcagaggggatggggagccTCTATCCAGCCACTCGAAATTCAGTATCTTCTGTCCAGGTCTGCAGAGCCTCCTGCACCTGAAGGATGACTGACCTAGCAGAGAATCACAGCCCTAAAACTCCTACCTACTCACTGCTCCTGTTAGGATGTGCTCTTTATCTGCAGATGGTAACACGTGAAATCCACAGAAGGCATCAGTCAGCATTTTGAGGCAAAAACATAGTATCTCATCAGGAAGTGTAGCATCAGAGTCTTCCTCCAAAAGTTAACCTGTATGGAAGAgagatctgctgctgcttgtcGTGAAGGCACTCTCACTCCCCCAAACCCATTCCCTTATCCCAAGCGGTTATCGACAAGAACCACCTCTatgagagaaaacagacaagaaagcAAGGCTTAAACTTCATAGTTTCACTCAAGTTTCATCCCAAAACATTTTAAGCATAATTTTCTCCAGTACAATGCAAACAAAGCCCTGACTGGATTCTCCACCGCTCATCACATCAGTCATGCATAGATGAAATGGCATGACTTGAAAGAAAAGGGGCATGATCACCTTTCCACAGAACATATCCaatttttccctggaaaaacCTCACTTATTACATTCTGTCACAAATACCAATGTGCATTCAGAGGCTCCACATAGCACAGCAGTACTCTGCATGCCCCTCCAGTATATGTAGATTAAACGAAACAAAGTGAGATATCATCACAAGCATCACGCAGATGTTACGCCCACCAACTCAAAAGGAACACTGTGTCTGATGTTGCAGAAAAATGGCATGGTAAATAAAAACCAGTTTCCTTCATTTGTGGGTTATAGCGCAGCTTTCCACAGCATTAGCCGCTTGTGAGGGACCAAGTCAAGACAACAAAAGAATTGAATGTTCTGCAGTTTCAAGAGAGTAAAAGGCCCAGTATTATGGATCCAACTGTAGAAACCGGATGGCAATACTTCAGAAGttacagaaatacttttattaaaagtaaaaactattatgtgcaaagaaaaaatccccacaaaTTAGGGAGCTCCCAGCTACCaacaaaaggaatttaaaatgtcttcGGTTTTGAGAGACTAATGTTTGTGACAGTGTTTCTTGTTACATAGAAATAAATTCACAAGTTACATTTATTCCTTCTGTTCATAAAGTATAATTTCATTTACACCATTCGCTTTCCAAGCCTGATTATCAGATCTACAAGGAAAGACATCAAGTACTAACAGGTTCTTGgccttgtttttcttcattatgatcatcatctgccttttcttcttcttcttctgctgtCTCCACCTGTGGCAGAATTCCATCAAGGTTCAATAGCAAACCTTCACTAGTTGAAGATCTAATAACCAACTTCTGCACAATAGGACCTAGAAAACAAAGAGCAACACCAATTCGGTCATGCTGCCACTTTCCACATCTCCAGGCTGATTTACCTTAGTACTAACCCCACACCGTGTCGAGCACAACCTCAGAatcagaactggacacacagacacattcCTTCAGTACGGAGAGTTTTAAAATCCACCCTGGCAGTCTGGGTTCCCAGTGTAATTCACACTCTGGTGCCATTCAAGGCACGTAACTCGCTGACTACCTTATTCCTTCAACACCTCACCCAAATATTCATACGTGACTAAGAGCACAAAAGAAACCATTCCTAGTTCAGGATCCTGCCATGAAATGCTGGAGGGAACCTTTTGCAATAACTACAATAACAGATAGATTTCATGAAGGAAGATAAAAGCAATCTATATTATACTCTGCGACCATGTGCCTGGTGGTATTTTTAGTCTTGCATTAGGTAAACTGCCTTCCTCTGCAAGTGATAACTATGTAGCTACAAAAACAGGCTATTACATATGGGAAGGCTGAAAGGAGCTAAAGAACAGATACCTATAACAAGTTGGTCCAATTGACTAATAGTTAGAGAGCATACCTAGACTCCGTTGTTGTAAAGATGTGTTAATTATTAAGTTTGCTTCCTATTAGCAGcaagtatttttaatgcagcCAGTAAAAGATCCACCACAAGGATCAAGCTTGATATCCAAAGTTCCGCAAAAAGGTTCCTAAGATCAGAAGAGCTTTCCTTCACTTAACTAGGTTGGTGTAATTCACATATAAACTCATAAAACACCAccactttcttcttctatttaCTGGTATTTCAAGTCAATCGATCCCTCATAGCTTTTATTGGGCTAAAGGCATGTGCGCTTGGCTTTTCATGTAGTACAGTAGCTACTATTAGCAGCATCACTGGAAGGGATGCTTGATGATCCTTTTCACATATATTAAGCTAATATTAATACAAAAAGTTGTTTTCCTAGCTTAAAAAAGGCTATTCTTACATAAAATTACGTTCATAAAGCACAATTTCCACTCCAGCTAAGCAGATGACATTTGTTTCAAGTTTACATCACTAAGACAAAGAGCAGCTAGCGCATTCATGATTCCCATTCTTTGCTGAGAACAGCTAGCAGAACCCACTGGAACAAGAGGCAGACTTCACACCTTCACTCCTTTGTAACCTGATCTTTTTGTTaaggaattagaaaaaaatattaacaattttTCCCTTGGAGCAGCACAAatgtaacagaaagaaaataaatagtggTGTACCTTCCAACAGGCAGCTCACCAGACTACAAGTTAATAGAAGCGTAGGTTTTAACTAAGGTAGTTGCAGGCGGATGCCAAGTTCAGGTTCTTTGCACAACAAGGTCACATCAGCGGGGTCCAACCAATGCACCCAGAAGCAGAAGACTCCCGTATCTCAAAGATTTCCTTGTATGGTTTTAATCTAGTGAAGCATCAAGCCCGCACACTTCATTTTTAACACCACTGTGCTCCTTTCCTCGCACAGTTACGTAGTGCTGCGGGGCAATAAGAGCTCCCATCGATACAAGCAGAAACTATTCATGCCCTCATGGGCTGTCAAGTTCCTAGGTTCTGATTTACAGAGTTTCACAGCTCCCTCCTCCTGGTCCAAGGCAGACAAAGCAGCAAGGTCATTAAGTAACAACCCAGTAAAGAACACTCATCTCTCAATTCTGTTTGCTGTAACTTCACAACTACCGCATTGGAAAAACAGCTGCTTACCATAACTCGACGGCTTGAATGTGCAGATATCATGGATAACTGTTTTCAGATTGGCAACAATCTGCTCAGTGGGCATATCCAGCTGAAAAAGGGTAACACAAGGTTTAGCCATGGTGATACCTAAAGCCTGGATTAATAAATCCAAAAGCACCGTGTATATATTTATTCTACGTTTAGATAGGTTTTCTTTCTCCGCGTTTCCTGTTGAGAGGTTACAAATCCCATTAACAACCTTAACCAGATGACTTGGAGAAAAAGGTATTTCATATGTGGTTAGAAGCTCATCGCTGTTCTGATATTTCTATTCATGACTGTAAATCCCCACAGGTCTGTAATAACACATAGCCTTAAAGAGGTATagtcttaaaaacaaatatatgtgtgggggtccacagcgggctgaggacccctgcttaaTGCACCCAGAcggagatcatgggacgggaagtgggcagatAATATAGAACCGTGCacgaaagtagtaccatccattcacagattgtttatgaataagctaatccaatcacgcggagacgcgtgtgttaatcaagggtataagaggcgcgtgtaagatcaagcgcgCGCCAGCCAGCCAtgtaattttaataaagaaacttgcttccacatcaccgtgttgtgtctcaacagcgacataTACATACAAGTGTTTTCTcaaaaattgtattaaaataaagtgtttgAGGAAAGAAACTTCAAGAAGTAGCTGTCACAGATCAACTCAAATACAAGTATCTAAAATGGAAGGCATTAGGAACTTTAACAGAACAAATCAAtcatttcaaaattataaagtatcttcccctcttccttctcatttttacATATTACATGGAATTTCTACTGTTTACATACAGTACTTGGAAGCATTGAGCTCCGGTTCTTTCCCTACCTGTTCTACACACCCTGGTTCCTGTCCATGACATTCCTGACCTTTGAACAACTATGTATTGATGGCTCCTTGTTGTGCCCAACACCCTCATCTAACGCTGCACTTCAGCTTACCTTGCCTCAGACATAGACGTAATCCTCACTGGACTGATCACAGATCCTTGGAAGTGAACCAACACTGATTATCTCCATCCTCCCTTGTATACCAACCACCCTAAGCCATCACGGCTGTTCATTTCCTCTAGACTCTCTGAGGACCTGCAACTCGTGATTAAGAGATGCCCgcctgaacaacctcagctgaAGCCACAACTGACCCCTCTCGGCTCTGGGAGAGCTTAACGGGCATTTTTCAGACTCAAGTCCAGCTGCTGTAACACCCGGCTAtgctttatttaatttgctgCCTGGTCTGGCCCATTGCATCCACACATCATTATCTGGATGAAAAATCAAGTTCTTTTAGAGGTTTTAGCTAtggaattaggaaaaaaagcagcttctgtTCTCACAGACTGTTTCAGAGGCCTGTACAGGCATCACTGGTatgtcttctcttcctctctgccaccTCCCGATGTAGCACGAGCAGATTTTATTAATATCTCACTTATCTGTAAATTACTTCACAATAGCAATACTGCTATGCTTGACTACTCTCATCCCAGATTTAGACCATTAATCTCTCTTTACGCTCTTCTGGCAGACTTACAATCCAAATGCAGTTCCTCTGTTACACAGGCCAGAACACATTTGTCATAATCATCGTTATGCTGATTGCAATACGCTTAATCATTCATAAATTAACAAATGTAAAAGTCTGTTAGTTAGTGCTGAGCATTTCACTCTGCTGACAGCCTCACCGTGCTGAACCAAACTCAAAATAAAGGAATACTCTGAACCacttaaacaaaacaattaattaGTAATAACTAATTAGAAACTACACTTGAAATAGCATTTGCTTCCAAACCTCGCACCAAGTTCAGGTCATAAGTGAACCCTCAGTTGTACTATTCCAGCGAGCTATTTGACATTCAACAGCTGTAACGACATCTAGAAGCATTCATAAGAGACAGAATTTGCAAGTTGCTCTACACAAGTTACATTTTCTTATAAAGATTTAGAACACAACATATTATGAGATAAGACTCATCTCTAAACATGAAGACATCAATATCCTATATTTGTTAACACAGGAAAATAGGACAGAGCAACTTGCAGTCAGCCAGATAACATGACACATCCCAAGAGATCACATAACACAATCTACTTGAGAATGCCAACAGCTCCATAATGAAGACAGGTAATGCTCAGAGGGTTCCAAGTATTTCAAAGTATCTTCCACGTCCAAATAAATATTCTAGATTCCAAGTAAGCACTCCACAGTGAATCCTTATGTATACACAGTGACTGTGTATCAGCACTTAGTTATTTAGTTTAATTCAAACCTTTGCCAAACTGACCAAGTACACCGGGTCAGATCTTCAAGGCTGTGCCACACTGTTCAGACCAATCACAGCGAAAACAAAATATCCTGTCTGGACTCAACACTTACGTcaaaaccctcaaaaaaaatGACTTTAAGCTGCCCTCTGCAGATAGCTCGACTGAAGGAGATATTTCAAGTGTCTTCACATGTCTCCCTTCTGGTTTGAGCTCTGTGTCTTCAAAGAATTTTACATTCTCAGTTTCACAACTTCAGATCTACTAATTAAATTTAACTGCTGCCAACTTCTGGGCTTTTCAGAGACGTCTCAATTACTGCTAAGAAAACACCACTGAGGCTATGGAGTTCTGTGGGAGTACAACATTACATGAAGCCACTGGCCGTAATTGAAGTACCAGGCAATGTGAGACAGCAGCATTAGAGGGAAAACATGTCTTTGAGAAACGCCAGCTGGGCAGACTCCCAGGACCATCTACACTGCTGTCTGGAATACAGCAGTAGATCTTTGTTCTTCTGTGtaattcataattttattttattttttactgacaaaatttaaatttaaaaagctcTTGATTTAGTGGTGAGTAGACACATAAGCACTCAAGGCGGTCTCAGCCTCCCAGAGCCTTGCCTGCAACCGATTTTCTTCCAGTGCCACTGCGtaaacagcaggaaaactaGGTCAGAGAAAGGATAGCAGCTAGAGAGGGCGGAGACGTTTTATGCAAGCCATAACCTGAGCCATCCCTCTGCACGTACATAACAGTGTGATACAGCAGATCACCTGTGTGCACCGTGTTAGAGCTGTGTAGCTGACATGAGCTTAGCACAAACGAACTGTGTGTACATAAACCCTTACCCCACTGTTTCAGAGTCAAGAGTAAGAGCTCATCCATGAGAGCCTATTATTTACTCAGAGCGTTAAGAGTGGCTGCACCAAATCTTCTGGAGTGCCACAGAACTGCAGGACTGAGCTGCCCGGACACAGAGCCTAAGGAAACTTGTAACACCGACACCTCATATCAGTAACAAGATGGGGTTGCAAGACGCGGTTGCAACTTCAGACACTCGCAGCCACAGCTGCAGTGCACTGTGCTAAACAGAACCAACTACCATTGCGCTCAATACTGCCAATATATACGAGTTCTTCATTAGCCTTTAATaaaaacctgatttttcttctttaatataCAAGAAGAAACTTTAAAGTTTAATTTGCAGGTATATTTCAGGCTGATCTACAGTATAAAATTATTAACGCTTAAGTTGtccaaagcaaaaattaaagaaaacagtcacAATACTCAACACCAGGACCGAGCTATGGATTTGAAGAGATACACACAGTCCGTTAACCTTACAAACAGCTAAACATGCTTCCTGACTGAATGGGAGTGCAATATATAACACACTTTAGCAGAACAGTCCCCAGAACCTCAGTTTTGAGTATTGTATAGATGAGCAAGCCCTTGAAATTCACATGCACCACCCAGAGCAGCTCACCAGAATTAATAAACTTGCTTATCTCTAACACTGCCACTGAAAGCTTCAGAGGCTGGAGATATCCTACACTTCCTTTTGTACCACTATcaatcaaaggaaaacagaaaatcaggcaggatTACAAATAGAcgaaacaaaacccacaaaccacAGTCTGCaccagggaaaataaataaaaacatgtattaaagaaaacaaggaccaagaaaaaaaaagacgagAGAAAAGACACTCTTACATAATCCAATTCCTTATTAATGCAAATAGTCCTTGCTTTTTGCTCCAGTCCAGAACTAAAGTTATCAAAATTAGATGAGTAATTATGAGGTTAAAGTAAACACTTTTGAACCCACCTGTGCATACTGACCATGGACTTGCAACCCATCATttatttactcaaaaaaaatatcaaagaaactTCATTTTACTCACAGAGagtgctggggaaggcaggaggaaagggaagccTACGTTAAGATGTAAGCTCACGAGGAGGCTACTAGGAATAGTACCTTTTCCATCATATTCTGTTCATTATTACAATTCCTTGCCAATACAGTGTCAAATACAGTTCCCATTCTTGGCACTCTTAACTTAGCATCAGGTATACCTTGCTCTCACTTTTAGTGAAGCCATCTTCCACAAGCACATTAACAACATACAGGGTTTACATCAGCTTAAGATGTCACACAGCAAAGAGGTCCCTTTATGCCAtagatcatttaaaaaatatgattaaaaatcCTGGGAACACACAGATTAAGAAAATTGTTTCCCCTCCATCTTTGACTTCAATTCTGCTTAGTAGAGAAAACTTAAAAACTCCACAACTTACTCTTGCAATTCTTGTCTCGATCACACGCTCATCTTTTACCATGTACTCATGGCATTCTCTGAAGAGCTGCAGCATTTTGGGAATATCACTGCCGATGGAATCTAGGTTTaaaaaaggggcaaaaaggTTGTCTGAGTAATACTTAGGAGCAAGGCTAAGTGTGATATTAGTAAAGAGACGATTCAGTCTTTCAATCAAGGCAGTTCAACTCTCAtcaaaaatgcagtttcatgGACAGGATGACCGCATCCTCACACATGCTACACAAATTGTCTTCCCTCCTTCATTCATCAGCAGACATCAAGAGCTAATACAGTAGGAAATGGAACAAAGGCTTCGCTTTGAATAAAGAACCTGTTTATGTACACCTAAAGCAAAGCTTTATTACCTAATGCAATTAAAGCAGTTTGTAAGACCAAAACCTACTGAGTTAGGTTTAGAACAAGCCCCAGGTCTGTAACTACATAATAGCAAGGTCACACACTACCTGGAACACAGTGGCTTAATCCAGCTGTTCCCACAAGTCAAGACAGCTTCTTACCTCAGCTGCAAGGGCTCATTTGGTAGATTTACACCATCACCCAGTCACTTCAGAGACAAGGATTGTTTCTCCCACACATCTTTTGATGGCTCCAAGAGAAATCAGCCCTGGCTAAGCCTCAAAGCAAGGAAGCTCATAACGGCATAACATAGCTCTCATTTGTTCCACAAAGCATCTGGAGCATTCTCTGCTACAACGTTCTGGACACGTCAATAGTTTTATCTCAAATGTTTAGGAGCCTAACACGGTTGCCAGCAGCTTGTAAAGCGTTAGGGCAGGGACGTAAGAGATATATGGTTCGGGACTTGTACTTCACACAGTTGGCACAGGGTCTAGGTTAGGaaaacagcactttttttttgtgtgtgtgtttcacATAGACCCTTGACATGTGCCTAAAATAAAGTAAGCAAGAGGGGACAAAAGTATAGAGAGACTGATGTTTGGTTCTGTGAAAACCTGAcctgaagaagaaatgtcttcagCATTATGAAAAAACAGAGACCAGGCAGATAAAGGAGCAAGTTGTGCTAAGGAAAAGAATACGGAACTCCATTGTTGAATAGCAACAAACAGGCAGAAGGAGTAGCAGGAGTCATGAAGCTGGGTGGGATTCAAACAACCACATAACAGTTGGACAGTACAATCATCTTGGCAAATATGTTTTTATCAAGTGGTTTCTGTGTTCCTGGGTAACTTCACAACACTATTATGGTTCACCAGAATTAACAAGCACAGGAACAACTAGTAGGCAAACTTATCTTGATTCTAGTCTCAGAGCTGCCAATTGTAGGAGAAAAGCACTGTTCTAGATTCCCAAAGCTACTCTTAACCAAGACAAAACAAGTGGTTCAGTCACATATAGTCTAATATTCAATGTACCTAAACATCCTCATCAAAAACGCTTCAGCGTCATCTCCAGAGTTACATCTTGTTCAGTACTTGAGATTTATAAGAAAGAATTACTTCTTACTTCTTTTTGTGCTTGggtattttcttttgagtttgCCCCTTAACGGTATCAGCTTAGGCATTATTGCAGGCACAGCTACATAGAAGTCCACTTGGATTTCATCTTCCAAAATCTGCAATAAAACCAATTAAATACATTCAGAAATACAATAAATTACGTCAGTACACAAGCTGACTTACAACCATGTCCGAGCACAGAAACCCATCTCTCACTTTTCATGCTGGCCGCTAGCTTCAAGCTAGAGCCTACTGGGCAGGAGATTTCTTGCTCCTTGTCCCACCAATCAGTTTAAGTTAGGATATTTatataattcttaaaaaaataaatacccaTTTGATTAATTCAACTCCTCCCACAACAGCAGCTCCGTTCTCTCGAGCTATTTCAGCTTCTTGCTCATCCTGttgagagaaaaaacaactaGTAGCATCTGTACTACTAATTAGTCTACATCAACAGCACTGGAGAGGCGATTCATCCTGGGCAACTGGGTATAAAACCCAGGCCATTTACGGGTTAAAAAGTCAAGAATCGTTTAAGGTGATCAAACTTATCTAATGCTGGTGATTTAACATAGGAGTGGCCACTCCATCCCAATAAGAAGTGATAGTCAAGTCTTTAGATGAGTTCtactggaggaggaggagaaaagcccATCCCATTCGCTGACGAGCTCTATCAAAAGCcacttctctccctcttctatCCCACAGAAACTACAACAAACCATCCACTGGATGGAGCCAACATCTCAGTCCAAGCTTCAGAAGAAGCGCAGAACTCACTACTGAAACTCACAATAAAGCTACTCAGCTACTAAATTGCTATTCAACTCTGGCTTCAGAGAGCCCTTAGAAGGTAGCTTCATTGGTGTTTTGCAAGGTTTCACTTTTAATCACCTGAAATATGGAAAGGTACACCATGAGATACATGAGGATCTGGCATGCTCGGGAATCTTGCCAGCGCCCTGCTCTACAGGAGGATTCTCATCCTCCAGCAAATTCTACAAAAATTAAGCCCAAAGGGTAGTAAACCAAACCTATGACAGTTCTCTAGGATAACGTCACGCAGGTATCACAGGTCTGTTCAGTTAGAACAATTAACTGGCAAAGGACAGCAGCAGGCACCAAAATTAGTCTTGTACAGACACTCTTCACACCATTTCACATTAGTGAATTCCTAAGAGAGCAGACAAAGAATTTGGGCAGAGAGCTGTGGAGTTGTTTATGGTTTTTGAGGAAACgttattttcctctcctcccccaaaCATATCCTGTTACAGCACAAGTTACTGTGAATAACATCTGCACTCACAACAAGACTTGGACAGCAGGATTGGACATGGCTGCCACAGTAAACCATCTGCCTGTATCACAAAAATGTGAGGTTTTACTCTATAAACCATCTTTAATCATCTCATCCTTAGTCACATCTGTGCAGATGTTTATTCCCTGAATGCACTGCTAGGATCATCTACCTATGCATAAACCTATCAAGATGAAAGAAGTCCTGTAGGATGCCTGTTAATACGCTTACATACTAGCAGAGATCAAATCTAGACAGACTTAAGAGTTCTCTAAAGCATTTGCAGAGTCGTCTCAATAAAAAGTAGAGTTTTTGCAGGGGAACTAGAGGTATTGTAAGAGCACATGAGATACACAAAACATGCAAAGAAACTAATTCAGGCTTACCTCTGTGAAAACCAAGACCTTATTCGTTTGATCTGTAAAACGATATGGGAGAAGAACTGTGCTTGCAAATGGATCCACTTTTTTCTAAtaagtaaacaaagaaaaatattaaaagaaagaaatcatgaGGGCAAGCTACACAACTGCGTGGAGTTTGTCCCCTAAATAGCAACCTTACCCTCCATTTTCTTGCACAGAGGTCACAACAAACAAGCGCAACGCAAACACtttgactgcatttttattacagTATATACTCAAATATAAACTTTAGAGAGGTGAATTAATTACGCTGCAGTTTCTCCCAGAGAAAGGTGCTAGGATCAGTGACTCCAGTGTAGGATTGCTGCCAGGCTCAGGTGCAGTCAGCAAAAAAATGCTGCGGTGCTGCAGGTGCAAGTATCTAAACAATGTTTCCGATGCAAGGGCCAACACAAACCATCAGCAAGGAACACATTTGTCACCGAGCCTTAACAATACTGCACAGCTGCCGTAAACAAAGGAGGAGCTCTGCGTTTCTTCAGGCACAAACTTACTTTCAAGCTCTAAGGACCCCCCAGCACGCCAATGGGATATGTAGTTACACATGCGAAGAAACCAACTTCTACCTGGCCTGTTTTCTACTCATGGGGGAAAGAGAAGTTTCAGGAGAAGGCTAAGCTGGGATAAGCACCTTTAAATCAAACACATCACAGGCAAACAAGCGATAGCATACTTTCAAGGAACACTAAAAACCCAGACAAGGTAAAGGAAGAAGGTGGGAAGAAGCTTGTCTTCACACTTCTCCCTGTAATAGTcatctcaaaa
Proteins encoded in this window:
- the MRPL1 gene encoding 39S ribosomal protein L1, mitochondrial, which gives rise to MAAAVGRCVWRVLAPRRGWLFPGLDQRLVAAPASVSAAPPARPYAAAAKTAKKDSQRTRKKETKKKPVRRRWPLMTKPVDDVYLTWYYERPSYDVEKAVGMLKKFQELDFTYPKQFVYINVFLDMALEKKKKVDPFASTVLLPYRFTDQTNKVLVFTEDEQEAEIARENGAAVVGGVELIKWILEDEIQVDFYVAVPAIMPKLIPLRGKLKRKYPSTKRNSIGSDIPKMLQLFRECHEYMVKDERVIETRIARLDMPTEQIVANLKTVIHDICTFKPSSYGPIVQKLVIRSSTSEGLLLNLDGILPQVETAEEEEEKADDDHNEEKQGQEPVST